One window of Pseudomonas urmiensis genomic DNA carries:
- a CDS encoding DUF4399 domain-containing protein, with amino-acid sequence MNSLFSRAAVAGLLMGASLFASAADALKSQEPPTGAKVFIVSPADGATVDKTFTVKFGIEGMELKPAGDQTPHSGHHHLLVDVDKEPVKDMPLPTSLMPENNAPLPAGPQVLHFGKAQTEATITLTPGKHTLQLVLGDQYHVPFKPGVESQKITVTVK; translated from the coding sequence ATGAACAGCCTATTTTCGCGTGCTGCGGTTGCCGGTCTGCTGATGGGGGCGTCGCTGTTTGCCAGTGCCGCGGATGCCCTCAAGAGCCAGGAGCCGCCGACGGGCGCCAAGGTCTTCATCGTTTCCCCCGCCGATGGCGCTACGGTCGACAAGACCTTCACCGTCAAATTCGGTATCGAGGGCATGGAGCTTAAACCTGCGGGCGACCAGACCCCGCACAGCGGCCATCACCACTTGCTGGTGGATGTCGACAAAGAGCCGGTCAAGGACATGCCGCTGCCGACTAGCCTGATGCCAGAGAATAACGCGCCGCTGCCGGCTGGGCCGCAGGTGCTGCACTTCGGCAAGGCGCAGACAGAAGCCACCATCACCCTGACGCCGGGCAAGCACACCCTGCAGCTGGTGCTGGGTGACCAGTATCACGTGCCGTTCAAACCGGGCGTTGAGTCGCAGAAGATCACTGTTACGGTCAAGTAA
- a CDS encoding DUF523 domain-containing protein, whose protein sequence is MSRSECAKVLVSACLLGQPVRYDGRASGHPDLLQRWQAEGRVVPLCPEVAGGLPTPRPPAEIPGGQGAQVLAGQARVIAVSGEDVSEAFLAGAQLALAVVRRHGIRVAVLKSGSPSCGNRLTYDGSFSGVKVPGEGVTTALLRREGVLVFSELELDQAEQAVQALMR, encoded by the coding sequence ATGAGCCGTTCTGAGTGCGCCAAGGTGCTGGTCAGCGCCTGCCTGCTCGGCCAGCCGGTTCGCTATGACGGGCGCGCCAGCGGCCATCCGGATTTGCTGCAACGCTGGCAGGCCGAGGGCCGGGTAGTGCCGTTGTGTCCAGAGGTGGCCGGTGGGCTGCCAACCCCGCGTCCGCCGGCGGAGATTCCGGGCGGGCAGGGCGCGCAGGTACTTGCCGGTCAGGCGCGAGTGATCGCGGTGTCGGGTGAGGATGTCAGCGAGGCGTTTCTGGCGGGTGCTCAGCTGGCCCTGGCGGTGGTTCGACGGCATGGCATCCGGGTGGCGGTGCTCAAGTCTGGCAGCCCTTCGTGCGGTAACCGCTTGACCTACGATGGCAGCTTCAGTGGGGTGAAGGTGCCGGGCGAAGGGGTGACCACCGCGCTGCTGCGGCGCGAGGGGGTGTTGGTGTTCAGTGAGCTGGAACTGGATCAGGCAGAGCAGGCTGTTCAGGCATTAATGCGCTGA
- the serA gene encoding phosphoglycerate dehydrogenase, producing MSKTSLDKSKIRFLLLEGVHQNAVDTLKAAGYTNIEYLTGSLPEAELKEKIADAHFIGIRSRTQLTDEIFDCAKKLVAVGCFCIGTNQVDLEAARERGIAVFNAPYSNTRSVAELVLAEAILLLRGIPEKNASCHRGGWIKSAANSFEIRGKKLGIVGYGSIGTQLSVLAESLGMQVYFFDPLTKLPLGNATQVASLTELLGLADIVSLHVPELPSTQWMIGEKEIRAMKKGAILINAARGTVVELDHLAAAIKDKHLIGAAIDVFPVEPRSNDEEFESPLRGLDNVILTPHIGGSTAEAQANIGLEVAEKLVKYSDNGTSVSSVNFPEVALPAHPGKHRLLHIHQNIPGVLSEINKVFAENGINISGQFLQTNEKVGYVVIDVDAEYSDLAQEKLQHVNGTIRSRVLF from the coding sequence ATGAGCAAGACTTCTCTCGACAAGAGCAAGATCCGGTTCCTTCTTCTTGAAGGTGTGCACCAGAACGCGGTCGATACCCTCAAGGCTGCCGGCTACACCAACATCGAGTACCTCACGGGTTCCTTGCCAGAAGCAGAGCTCAAGGAAAAGATCGCCGACGCCCACTTCATCGGCATCCGCTCGCGCACCCAGCTGACTGACGAGATCTTCGACTGCGCGAAGAAACTGGTCGCGGTCGGCTGCTTCTGCATCGGCACCAACCAGGTCGACCTGGAAGCGGCCCGCGAGCGCGGTATTGCCGTGTTCAACGCCCCTTACTCGAACACCCGCTCGGTGGCCGAGCTGGTGCTGGCCGAGGCCATCCTGCTGCTGCGCGGCATCCCTGAGAAGAACGCCTCGTGCCACCGTGGCGGCTGGATCAAGAGCGCGGCCAACTCGTTCGAAATCCGCGGCAAGAAGCTGGGCATCGTCGGCTACGGCTCGATCGGCACGCAACTGTCGGTCCTGGCCGAGAGCCTGGGCATGCAGGTGTACTTCTTCGACCCACTGACCAAGCTGCCACTGGGTAACGCCACTCAGGTCGCCAGCCTGACCGAGCTGCTGGGCCTGGCCGACATCGTCTCGCTGCACGTGCCTGAGCTGCCATCCACCCAGTGGATGATCGGCGAGAAGGAAATCCGCGCGATGAAGAAGGGCGCGATCCTGATCAACGCCGCCCGTGGCACCGTGGTCGAGCTGGACCACCTGGCCGCCGCGATCAAGGACAAGCACCTGATCGGCGCTGCCATCGACGTATTCCCGGTCGAGCCGCGCTCCAACGACGAAGAGTTCGAAAGCCCGCTGCGCGGCCTGGACAACGTGATCCTGACCCCGCACATCGGTGGCTCCACCGCCGAAGCACAGGCCAACATTGGCCTGGAAGTGGCCGAGAAGCTGGTCAAGTACAGCGACAACGGTACTTCCGTGTCGTCGGTCAACTTCCCGGAAGTTGCCCTGCCGGCTCACCCAGGCAAGCACCGCCTGCTGCACATCCACCAAAACATCCCGGGTGTGCTCAGCGAGATCAACAAAGTGTTCGCCGAGAACGGTATCAACATCTCCGGTCAGTTCCTGCAGACCAACGAGAAAGTGGGTTACGTGGTCATCGACGTAGATGCCGAGTACTCGGACCTGGCCCAAGAGAAACTGCAGCACGTCAACGGCACTATTCGCTCGCGCGTATTGTTCTAA
- a CDS encoding FAD-binding oxidoreductase: MTHPAVIDELMTLVDPGKVLTDPASLEAYGKDWTKHYPPAPSAIVLPKTTEQVQAIVAWANKHKVALVPSGGRTGLSAGAVAANGEVVVAFDYMNQILAFNEFDRTVVCQPGVVTRQLQQFAEDNGLYYPVDFASSGSSQIGGNIGTNAGGIKVIRYGMTRNWVAGLKVVTGKGELLELNKDLIKNATGYDLRQLFIGAEGTLGFVVEATMRLDRAPRNLTAMVLGTPDFDSIMPVLHAFQGRLDLTAFEFFSDKALAKVMGRGDVPPPFATDCPFYALLEFEALTEDVANDALATFEHCVEQGWVLDGVMSQSETQLKNLWKLREYISETISHWTPYKNDISVTVSKVPAFLREIDAIVGQHYPDYEVVWYGHIGDGNLHLNILKPDDMSKDDFFASCAKVNKWVFEIVERYNGSISAEHGVGMTKRDYLGYSRSAHEIACMKAIKAVFDPNGIMNPGKIFAPE, translated from the coding sequence ATGACCCACCCTGCGGTAATTGATGAGCTGATGACCCTGGTCGACCCTGGCAAGGTCCTTACCGATCCCGCTTCGCTCGAGGCTTACGGCAAGGACTGGACCAAGCATTACCCTCCCGCGCCCAGCGCCATTGTGCTGCCCAAGACCACCGAACAGGTGCAGGCTATCGTCGCCTGGGCCAATAAGCACAAGGTAGCACTGGTGCCCTCTGGCGGACGAACGGGGCTCTCGGCAGGTGCGGTGGCGGCCAATGGTGAAGTGGTCGTTGCGTTCGATTACATGAACCAGATTCTGGCTTTCAATGAATTCGACCGCACGGTGGTTTGCCAACCCGGTGTGGTGACCCGTCAGCTGCAACAGTTTGCCGAAGATAACGGCCTTTATTACCCAGTAGATTTCGCCTCATCGGGATCCAGCCAGATTGGCGGCAACATCGGCACCAATGCCGGCGGAATCAAGGTGATTCGCTATGGCATGACCCGCAACTGGGTCGCTGGGCTGAAAGTGGTTACCGGCAAGGGCGAGTTGCTGGAGCTGAACAAAGACCTGATCAAGAACGCCACGGGCTACGACCTGCGTCAGCTGTTCATTGGTGCCGAGGGCACATTGGGCTTTGTGGTTGAAGCGACCATGCGTCTTGACCGCGCGCCGCGCAACCTCACCGCGATGGTGCTGGGCACGCCGGACTTCGACTCGATCATGCCGGTGCTGCATGCCTTCCAGGGTCGCCTTGACCTGACCGCTTTCGAGTTCTTCTCCGACAAGGCCCTGGCCAAAGTCATGGGTCGTGGCGATGTACCGCCGCCGTTCGCTACTGATTGCCCGTTCTATGCGCTGCTGGAGTTCGAGGCCCTCACTGAAGATGTAGCCAACGACGCCTTGGCCACCTTCGAGCATTGCGTCGAGCAAGGTTGGGTGCTGGACGGGGTGATGAGCCAAAGCGAAACCCAGCTGAAAAACCTGTGGAAGCTGCGTGAGTACATTTCCGAGACCATCTCCCACTGGACCCCGTACAAAAATGACATCTCCGTCACCGTCTCCAAGGTGCCGGCGTTTCTGCGCGAAATCGATGCGATCGTCGGCCAGCACTACCCCGATTACGAAGTGGTCTGGTACGGCCATATCGGCGATGGCAACCTGCACCTGAACATCCTCAAGCCCGACGACATGAGCAAGGACGACTTCTTTGCCTCCTGCGCCAAGGTCAACAAGTGGGTATTCGAGATCGTCGAGCGCTATAACGGCTCGATTTCCGCCGAGCATGGCGTGGGCATGACCAAGCGCGACTACCTGGGCTATAGCCGCTCAGCGCATGAAATCGCCTGCATGAAAGCCATAAAGGCCGTTTTCGACCCTAACGGCATCATGAATCCGGGTAAGATCTTCGCTCCTGAATAA
- a CDS encoding 2OG-Fe(II) oxygenase, with product MHNTLESPMLSAVVDDLATRGWSEQANFLPADLVRALATECRRRAAEGELNPAGVGRGAAQEVREAIRGDHILWLDPGESDDCDQYLDAMDELRLAINQGLFIGLEDYECHFALYPPGAFYRRHLDRFRDDDRRAVSAVFYLNENWQPGDGGELRMFLADEVVRDVQPTAGTLVVFLSGDIPHEVLAARRDRLSLTGWFRRRGNEPF from the coding sequence ATGCACAATACTCTCGAATCTCCCATGCTGTCGGCTGTTGTCGATGACCTGGCCACCCGTGGCTGGTCTGAGCAGGCCAACTTTCTGCCTGCCGACCTGGTTCGCGCACTGGCGACCGAATGCCGACGCCGCGCTGCCGAAGGCGAACTCAACCCTGCCGGGGTTGGGCGCGGCGCTGCCCAAGAGGTTCGCGAGGCGATCCGTGGCGATCACATCCTATGGCTCGACCCTGGCGAGTCTGACGACTGCGATCAGTACCTCGATGCCATGGATGAGCTGCGCCTGGCGATCAACCAGGGGTTGTTCATCGGTCTTGAGGACTACGAGTGCCACTTCGCCCTGTATCCACCAGGGGCCTTCTACCGCCGGCACCTGGATCGCTTCCGTGATGACGATCGACGGGCGGTCTCGGCGGTGTTTTACCTCAATGAAAACTGGCAGCCCGGCGATGGTGGCGAGCTGCGCATGTTCCTTGCCGATGAGGTCGTACGCGATGTGCAGCCTACGGCGGGCACCCTGGTGGTGTTCCTTTCCGGGGATATCCCCCACGAAGTATTGGCAGCCAGGCGAGATCGACTGTCCTTGACCGGCTGGTTCCGGCGGCGTGGCAATGAGCCGTTCTGA
- a CDS encoding transporter substrate-binding domain-containing protein → MRLTIGVLLAVLITPLAQAELIDEINDRGELRIAVQADTPPYAFKDAEHLTGFDIELGQALAKELDLRAEFIEAPAEEVLPGVESGKFDIALNQMSVEQKVEGALDVSQSFGKAKRVIPFQKDNPAFESSVNNALQRIKDDGRLAALEKKWLEGGEQATAGQ, encoded by the coding sequence ATGCGTTTGACCATTGGCGTACTGCTGGCAGTACTGATCACTCCGTTGGCTCAGGCCGAGCTGATAGACGAAATCAACGACCGGGGCGAACTGCGCATTGCCGTACAAGCCGACACACCGCCCTATGCGTTCAAGGACGCAGAGCACCTGACCGGGTTCGATATCGAATTGGGCCAGGCACTGGCCAAGGAGCTGGACCTGCGCGCCGAGTTCATCGAGGCGCCGGCCGAAGAGGTGTTGCCGGGTGTGGAAAGCGGCAAGTTCGATATTGCCTTGAATCAGATGAGTGTCGAGCAGAAGGTCGAAGGAGCCCTGGATGTCAGCCAATCGTTTGGCAAAGCCAAGCGGGTTATTCCATTCCAGAAAGACAACCCGGCGTTCGAGAGCTCAGTGAACAACGCATTGCAGCGGATCAAGGATGACGGCCGCTTGGCGGCGCTGGAGAAAAAATGGCTTGAGGGTGGCGAGCAAGCTACGGCAGGTCAGTGA